Genomic DNA from Paenibacillus donghaensis:
ATTTGCTTGCTTACTCCCTTCGCAAAGAAGGTTTTGTTACCAGAGAAGCGGCTACAGGCACGCAGGGTCTGGAGATTCTGAAGCATTTCAAACCGGATTTGCTTTTGCTGGACTTGATGTTGCCAGACATGAGCGGTTTTGATATTTGTAAACAAGTTTCTTTGAACTCCGCGATCCCGGTTATCATGATTACAGCCAAATCTGATACATTAGATAAAGTTCTGGGCATGGAGCTGGGAGCCGATGATTATATCACCAAACCTTTTGATATTAGAGAAGTGATTGCCCGAATCCGGGCGATTTTCCGCAGAATTGAATTAATTGGAGATTCTTTGGAGAACAACACCTCTGAAGTCATCCGTTTGGAGGCAGAGATTCAGATTCATAAAGGGAAACGGGAAGTGCTGAAAGGTGGAATGAAACTTGGACTCACCAATAAGGAATATGATCTTCTGTTATTTTTTGCAGAGCATAAGGGAAGAGTATTCAGCAGATCCGACCTCTTAGATAAGGTATGGGATTTTGATTTTGCTGGAGATACCAGGACTGTAGATATCCACGTGCAAAGAATCCGTAAAAAACTGGATGAGGAGCACAGCTTATCCATGATTGAGACGATCTTCGGCATCGGGTATAAGCTGGTATCGAGGTGAGAACATGAAATTTCCAATTCAATTTAAGATTGTGGTTGTGTTTTCAATTATTATTTTTGTGGGGCTTTCTGCAATGCTGTTTGTGTCCTATAGAGTTACGGAACAAAATATGTACCAAATCATTGATGAGGATATGTTTAATACTAAAACAAATTTGGATATTTATATTAATCAATATTTTCTGGTCCATAAGAAGAGGATGAGTAAAGAATCATTGGTCTCGGAAAAAAATAGGCTCACACAGGAATTAACAGCGGGGATTGGCGGGCCTGTGACGATTTTCTATATGAACGGGGACAAGAACCAGGCCGAATCTACCTTACGCTCCCAAATCGCTTACACGATTAATAGGGTAGACCATAAAGTCATTGTCAGTTTGTCCTTCCCTATCCTGCAGAAGCAGTCGACCATTGGTTTTTTGGAATACCAGAAAGATTACAGCCAGCTCTACCAGAGAAATGCCCGTTTTCAATCCATCATCAAAATGTTTGCCTCTGTCATTTTCAGCTTTATCTTTATTGCTTCCATCTTTATTTCCAGAAAAATCACCAAGCCGATTCGAGAACTGACCGAACGTTCCAATCAGGTCACTTTAGGCAATTTCAACATAGATATTTCAATCTCATCCCGGGATGAGATTGGCGAGTTAGCCCGCCGGTTTCAGATCATGATTAAACACATAAAAAATCAGATCGAAATTATTAAACAAGAACGGGATGAAGTCAAGCAGGCTCAGGCCCAAAGCAAAGTTTTTTTTGACAATGTTACGCATGAACTGAAGACTCCCTTAACAACCATTCTCGGCTATGCACAGATTGTGAAAGACAACGGATTTACAGATGCTTTCTTTTTTGAAAAAGGGCTTAATTATATCATCCATGAAAGTCAGCGGTTAAATCGAACGGTCGTTGAAATTCTGGAACTATCCCAATCGGCAACATTGAGCACCACCTATCACTTCGAAAAGGTTGATTTGTCGGAAATTGCCAAAGAAGCATGTGAGGATATGAAAATTAAAGCCAGAAAATATAATATTGATATTCATTTCGAACTTCAAGAGGGATTATTTACTTTAGGGGACCGGGATAAAATGAAAGAGGTCTTTCTGAATTTGCTAGATAACTCCATTAAATATGGTTACGTGAACTCAATGATTTACGTGGAATCCTGGAAAGAGGGAGATACGGCTGTAGTCAAAATCAAAGATGAGGGGGAAGGGATTCCGGCAGAGCAGCTCAATTATGTGTTCGAACCATTCTACAGAGCGAAGAGAAACGCCCCAAAAGAAAAGGGAAGTGCCGGACTCGGCTTAACTATTGTAAAAAACATTGTCGATGATCATCATGGAGCAATTAAACTACAGAGCATTTTGAATGAAGGCACAGAAATCAAAATCAGCTTGCCGGGGGATGGGAAATGAAGAGAGGAAATTTATTAGGGAATTACCGGCAATACATCATCTTGGGTCTTTTACTGCTTGTATTTATATTGGGATTCTATGGACTTGGCAGCATCTATGCCTTAAGCAGTATTGGATCTAGAACTGTGGTTCTGAAAAATAGTCAATTCAGTACGAGTCTTACCTCAATAAATACTGAGGCTTTTGAGATTAAAGCTGTAACCAAGCTGACCAATGATTATCCCCTATATGATCTTCAAGTGCGAGATCACAATAATGTTATTATTAATGTGCCAGACCACTCTTTTAGTGGATTGAAAATAGCAGAATTGCATCTGGATAATAATCAATTGTCTGATATTGCTGAGAATGTTGGAAATGATATTACCTTGACTCCGGATGCGAAACAGCTTATCTATACGAAGTCAGATTATAGTGGGGAGAACTTAAGAACTTATGTGTACAGCCTACAGTTGAATAAGGAGTTGAAACAGCTGAAGGATTATTCCTACCTCAGGGTCTTCATTGATCATGAACGTTATTTGGGATTCTCCGGGAGCGCCTTTGCACTGACTAATGTCACTACGGGCAAAGTTCAGCAGTTGTTCACGTATGACCGATTACTGCAATTAATAGCAGCTGGCAGTGGCTCCGATAATCAGAACGGAATCACAATTAGATTGGATCTCATCCGGAAGGCAGAACAGAATAAGGTATATTTTTTAGCGGATCTTAACAGCAGCTCGGCTATATTTGAAATGGATTTGAAGAATACAAACAAGGTAAAGTTAGTGGCCCAAGGTCAACAAATTAATCAATTTATGGTAATGAAGAACGGCAATTTATTGCTCCAGGGAAAAGTAGAAAATACAGATGGACTCTTTCTGTACAATCAAGCGGCCGGCCAATTCAAGCTTTTACAGGAAGGCATGATAACGAATTATGCGTTGCAGTCCGATGAAAGCCGAATCGCCTACTTTATGGTGAACAATAACCAAATGTGGGACCTGCATACTGTTTATTTGGACAATGGGAGCCTGGATTCAGATACAGTGATCTATCGAAACATCCATTCTGTACAAACGATGAAATGGCATCAGGACGATCTATTCATCATCAGCAGCCAATTAAGTAAAAGCGAAATATACCGTTTTACATTTTAGACACGGCTATTGCCAATAGACCAGCGTATATCTAACTGCGCTGGTCTTATTTGTGCGCGGCAGCGAATAATTTACAACTTGGATACAAGTCTGTCGAAGACCGATACAATCATTTTTTATAATGGGGGTAACGAAACACAATTCATTATAAAAGGGAGTCGTAACATGCTGCGCGTAGAGAATTTATCACATGCTTTTAGTAACAGCACGGAGATAGTCCCGGTGCTGCATCAAGTCAGCTTTCAAGTGAAGCCGGGAGAGATGGTCGCTCTGCTAGGGAGCTCAGGATCGGGTAAATCGACCATGTTAAATCTTATGGC
This window encodes:
- a CDS encoding response regulator transcription factor produces the protein MKQKTILLIEDEDPIRDLLAYSLRKEGFVTREAATGTQGLEILKHFKPDLLLLDLMLPDMSGFDICKQVSLNSAIPVIMITAKSDTLDKVLGMELGADDYITKPFDIREVIARIRAIFRRIELIGDSLENNTSEVIRLEAEIQIHKGKREVLKGGMKLGLTNKEYDLLLFFAEHKGRVFSRSDLLDKVWDFDFAGDTRTVDIHVQRIRKKLDEEHSLSMIETIFGIGYKLVSR
- a CDS encoding sensor histidine kinase; its protein translation is MKFPIQFKIVVVFSIIIFVGLSAMLFVSYRVTEQNMYQIIDEDMFNTKTNLDIYINQYFLVHKKRMSKESLVSEKNRLTQELTAGIGGPVTIFYMNGDKNQAESTLRSQIAYTINRVDHKVIVSLSFPILQKQSTIGFLEYQKDYSQLYQRNARFQSIIKMFASVIFSFIFIASIFISRKITKPIRELTERSNQVTLGNFNIDISISSRDEIGELARRFQIMIKHIKNQIEIIKQERDEVKQAQAQSKVFFDNVTHELKTPLTTILGYAQIVKDNGFTDAFFFEKGLNYIIHESQRLNRTVVEILELSQSATLSTTYHFEKVDLSEIAKEACEDMKIKARKYNIDIHFELQEGLFTLGDRDKMKEVFLNLLDNSIKYGYVNSMIYVESWKEGDTAVVKIKDEGEGIPAEQLNYVFEPFYRAKRNAPKEKGSAGLGLTIVKNIVDDHHGAIKLQSILNEGTEIKISLPGDGK